Genomic window (Enterobacteriaceae bacterium 4M9):
AACCGGTGACAGCGTACTGACATTCCAGGCCGCGTTGGAGTCGACGGACAGTTCCGTCACCGCCGGCGAGTTTAGCGGACTGATGCGCATCAAGATGGAGTACCTGTGATGAAGATGCCAGGTGTTTTGAGCCGCAAAAATCGCGTTGCCTGTGCTCTGGCGCTGGCCATGCTGCCCTCAGGCGCGTGGGCATATCTTGATGGTGAGATTATCCCGGACGGCCCTACTCACGATTACTTTGTGAGTCTGAATAACCAGACGATTACGGCAAACGTAGCAGGCGGCACGACTACGTCTGCATTTGCCGTTGAAGGTAACTATAAAGCACGCGTGTTCTGTAGTAAGACCGTGATAAACCAGCCTGTTTATTTTGAAGGTAGGACATCGCTCTCGCCGACAAGTGATGGTTATTTGGATCTTAACGAATATATGGATGCCAAAATCACTATCTATATTGAAGGTACTGGCAATGGTCAGATGACGATTCCTTTTGCGCCTGTTTCTAACCAGAACAATACCAATAGATGCTCTGCCAATGACTTGAACGGCGAAGGTACGGTAATGAACAACCTCTTCGCTTCGGGTAGTAATGGAACAGTAACGTTCAGGCTTAAAAAGCCCATTATTAACGGCATTACTATTAGTGGTACCGAAGTTGCTGAGATATATGGGCGTCTTGCAGCTGGGGCTGGCGTAATGGGTTCAACGCCGCTGGCAAGGGTTATTATCGAACAGGCGTTGATAACGGTACCAGACAAATGTGTTATCGGCGATGGTAGTCCGATTACCGTTGATCTCGGTCAGATTCCGAACTCTGCAGATGCAATTGAGAAAAACGCTCAGCCTGTAAGCGTTGATATTCCCGTTAAGTGTGAAGGCGGGAGTTTTGCCACTGCAAATATGCAAATCAAAATTGGGGTATTGCAGGGGAGTCCGGCCAGCTTTAACAGCAATTATCTAAGTACAACGGGTCCTGTCGATCGCCGTGATTTAGGGATTTCATTAACGGAACGTACAGCAAGCCAGACGATTGTACCGAATTCGTTTTATGACATTCCAGGTTTTGATAACAACGAGGGGATCTGGCATTTATCTGCGAAACCCGTAGGTAAGCCAGGCACCATGATTCCGGAAGGGGACTTTCAGGCCTCTGCCACTATAGTGACACTGTTTCCCTAAGGAGGGAATATGCGTTTAAGGATGATGAGTTTAGTTTTCGCAGCAGCTGTTCCACTCTCTGCGCCGGTATGGGCGGCGGGGGAAATCCAGGGCGGTGAAATTACGTTTACGGGAACGGTTGTGGGTCTGCCTTGCCTTATTGAGACAGAATCAGAAAATTTTGATGTGCCGTTTGGTCAGATTGGTTTACGCGATCTTTACGGTGCAGGTAGCACAAGAGCAACGCCTGTACCGTTCTCTATTAAGCTGAAAGACTGTACTACAGCCGTTTCTAACGCTGTTACCGTGACTTTTGGTGGTATGGCAAACGCGTCAATGGCTGAATATCTGGCAGTAGATGTTACTTCTGAAGCAAAAGGTATTGCTATTGGTATTCAGGAAGCCAGCGGCGGCGATCTTATTCCGTTGAACCAGGCGAGTGCACCTCAGGAGATCACTGGACTGACTGCAGAGCTGAAATATGAAGCTTTCGTCCAGGGAGAGGACGCAGCTTTGGCTGACAGAACGATCACGACGGGTAATTTCACCGCCACGGCGAGCTATACACTGAACTACCAGTAACAGAATCGACAGGGATGGTGCGATGAAATATCAATGTTTCCTATACGATCAAAACATGTTTTTTTCCGAGGGGATAAAAGCGGTTATTCTGGAGCAATTTGGAAAATCGGGTGATATTTCATACGCCAGCTCTGACCACTTTTCTGAACTGATTGATGAACTCAATGTAAAGAAAAACGGCAGCGATGAGCGCTGGGTATTGTGCGACCTGGAAAGTTTTCCGCACGATCGCTTTAGCGCGCTGAGTATAGTCAAGGAATGTTATCAGAAGCAGGATCAAAAACTGGTTATGCTGCTGAGTGAAAATAATATTCCGCTCTTTTTTGCCTTGTATTCTTTGCTTCCTGAGGCAAACTGGTTACTGAAAAACGAATCTCTCTATCACTTCGTTTCATTCTTTCGGGATTTACGCGAAGTGGAGCCGAAGTCACGCTGCTTTAGCCATTCTTTGGTTAATTACACGCGTATGAAGTGGCTGTCGGACAATGCGGAATGCAGTATTTCCAGCAATGAGTGGTGGTTGATGGAAGAGATATTCAAAGGAAAATCACTTTCTCAGATCTCCAACGAAGTGGATGTGGATATTCGTAAACTGAGTTACCACAAAAGACGTTTGATGCGAAAGCTCAACGTCAGAAACAATATCGATTTATTTAATGCCTTTCGCTGTATTGTGGCCACGCCACAGTTGGCAGGATGAATTTAAGTTTGCTGGCAATTTCGCCAGCAAGGCAATGGAAACATTGTGAATTGTAACTAAAGCTAAGGAAATGGATAAACCATGAACAAGATCAATACTTTTGAAGCAGCAAACGTTGTTGGTGGCACCGCTCAGGATTGCGTGTACACCTATGAAACAATCCTCCTCGGTGGCTCAGCATCTTGCCGTCTGGTTGCAAGCTGCACTGACAAAAAAGGCAACCTGACCCAGTCTTTCGCTGATGTGAACGACTCTAACTGCGGCGGCGGCGTAAACTAAGTTTACCGTTATCGTAGTCAAATAAAGTAAGTTTAATAATTTTAAAGTTTAATGGAATAAAGAAGAATGAAAAAGATCAATACTATCGAAGCAGCAGCAATTGTTGGTGGTATCGCAGCTGGCCAGTGTGAAGAAAGCTACATGCAGCTGCAGATTGGCACCAATGATTCTTGCCAGCTGGTGACTACCTGTGCTGACAAAAAAGGTAACCTGAGCCAGACTTTCAAAGAAGCGGCTTACTATAACTGCGCAGCATAATTACTGTTAACTAAATAATACATGGGGAATCTTCCCCATGTATTTTTCGCTGTCATCCAGGGACGTTATGAAAAATCAATATAGTCGTGCCGCAGTCGTCGGCTACTCGCTGTTTCTTATTGTTATCTCCGCACTGATGACGGTGCTTTTCTACCACATTTTTATCTTTAAGAGCTTTTCATCTGCCGGTGAACGTGAAGCCACGTTTATTGAATTTACCGCTGAGCAGGCAAAGAATAGCCCCATTCCTTTTCAAGGAAACAGTATTGTTGAAGTCATGTCTTATGGCTGCCATTACTGTGCCGCTAATGAAGAAAACGTTGCCAAAATGGTAAAAAATTTACCAGAAGGCACTCAGTTTTCTGTTATTCATCTGTCTAAAGAAGGTAGTTTCCTAGCCTCTTACGCCTCGGTTTTTGCCACGCTTGAAGAAATGGGTATCGAGAAAGAAAGGCGTGATGCTATTTATAACAGCGTAATTACCCGTGGCCTTAATCTGGCAGACGACACCGTGCTTGAAGACTGGCTGGTAAAAAATGGTATCAGCGTTGAGAAATATTTAGCCGCTCGTCAGAGTCCGGGTGCTAAGAATCGCCTGAACACCATGTCAGCTATTACCGAGTATTACAAAATTAATGCGACGCCATCTTTTATCGTGAATAAGCGCTATCTTCTGACACAAGAAGGGACATTCGCGGAATTCGCCGAGAAGCTGACGACGCTGATGCAGAAGGATGAACAGAATCCGTGATGCGGTTGGTCATAATCTGGTGCGTTTTCAGTGCTAAAAACAGCCTGGCGCCGGTCCTGAAAATGCACGGCGCTATTCAGCGCGGTGCATTGTCTGTTTTTAGCAAAATCGTTCGTTATGGGCATTTGCCGACGCTGCTTTGGTTTGCCAGGGGGCTGTGTGCGTTGGGGCTGCTGGGGCGTAATTATCGCCGCCAGAATGCGGTCGCGACGCAAAACTACCGTAGCCTGACCGGGCAAAGCGGGAATATTGATGCTGCGTGGATTGCCACGCAGCGTAGTCTCCTGGAAATGGCGGCCACCTGGGGACAAAACCCACGCATGCTGCGCCAGATGGCTGAATGTTCAGCGGCGCTCGATAACGTTGTCGCCCCGCTTCATCAGCAGAATATCCCGGTGGTACTGGCGCCTTTACATGCCGTGTCTGACATCCTGTCTGGCATCGTGGCGGCCGGCGTGACGCCAGGAAAGGCTACCGTGGTGGTGTCGTCCAGTGCCGAGGTTTATAACCAACAGGCCCGGGAAATGGGCAACATTGCACTGTCTTATTGCTCGATTCACCAGGATAACAAGCAGCTGGCATCCAGTCTGATGTCGCTGATTATGGAGGTGGCGCAGGGACAGCAAAATTTAATTATCTTCCCGGATATTACGCCTGACTACACCGTTCAGACCGAAGAAGGTCATTCGTCCCAAATTTCATGTCGGATATTCAATCGTCCGGCACAGTTGCACAGCGGCGTGGTGCGCCTGTCGCGCGCGGTGTCTGCGCAGGTAGTGTTTTATCAACTGTATTACCAGAATGGATTAAAAATCCATATTCATGAGCCCATTGGCGCGCGCAAGGCCGCGGCGGCCCTGCCGGGCATTATTGAGCAGTCACTGACGGAGTATCCGAAGGACTGGCTGCTCTGGCACAGCCACTCTCTTTTTTATATTAATCACTAAAGCATAATAATAATGAAGACGATTCTCCCGGACCCGATATATCAGGAAGAGACTAACGAGTGCGGCCTTGCCTGCATTGCCATGCTGGCGCAAACCCAGGGTGTGAATGTTTCACTCGAAGCACTGCGTGAAATCTTCCCTGCCTCCGATCACGGCTCCTCGCTTAACGATCTTGGCAACATACTGGCTAAACTGGGTATTGCTACCGCACCCGTTATTTTTGAACACAGCGAACTCAGTGAAGTCCCTTTGCCCGCCATTTTGCACTATGGCGCCAGCCACTATGTGCTGCTTGCCTATCGCAAGGGTAACCATGTCTGCGTAATGAACCCGGCAATTGGCGAGCAGTGGCTGCCTTTTGCGTCTCTGAAACGTGAAATCAGTGGCTATGCGCTGATTCTTGATAGCGACAGTCCGTACGAAACCGCCGCTGAGCCGCCAGCAGAGCTTAAAGAATCAAAAGTGCCGCTGCGTGCGATGAGCATGAAAGAGACCCGTGCGGTACGCGGCATCTACTGGCTGATGCTGCTTACGTTCCTGGTCGGGCTGACGCTGTTTTTGATGCCGACGATGGTCAGTAACGCCATCAACCAGGCGTTTTCTGATGCCACGCAAAAGGATTTCCCTTACGGGCTGTTCATTATGGCGTTTGTCGCCTCCACGCTGCTGGCGCTGGGTGTGAGGATCATTACCGAGCGCTTTGTAAAACGCTTTGTACTGGTCAACAGTGGTCTGGGGTTTGCCCGCCTAATGAGCAATTCGCTGCGCTTTTTTGAAAAGCGTGCGCCGGGGGAAATCTTCAGCCGCTTTGCCGCCTGGCAAAGTGCGCTCCAGCAAAAAATTGAACTGGACAACAGCCTGCGTACTGACTGGGTCATCGGTGCCATTGCGATGGGCATCATGTTCTGGATAGCCCCTGTGCTGGCGGCCATTTCTGCCGTGTGTGTCACGGTGATGGGGCTTATCAGCGTATGGGCGATTTTTCGCGACAGATGGTATACCCAGCAAATTCAACTTAAAAGCGCCTCACTTAATGACTTCTTTATGGAGACGTTGCAGGGCGTACTGACCATTAAAACCGCCGGTCTTGAGAGCCAGCGTAAGGCGCAGTTTGCCTGGTATAGTCGCGACCTGTTTAGCACGTTGCAAAAGCAAAAAGTATATCAGCAGGTTAAAGAAGGGCTGTATCAGCTTACCGGTAGCCTGGAAATGGTGGTGTTCATGCTGGTCGTGCTGCCGATGGTGCACGGTAAGTTGATTTCGCTCGGTGATTTCTTTGCCTACAGCTTCCTGCGCCAGATTTTTAGCTCCTACGTCACGCGTATTTTCTATTCCATTGTTCGTAAGTCGCAGTTGCATATTATCGACACGCGCGCGCACAGCCTGTTCCCGCAGCAGGAGTCAGAAGAAATGCCGGCGCTGTTTGAGCAGCGCAGTACGGTTGACGTACCGCACCTGCGTTTTGCCAACCTCGGCTTTCACTACGAGCCGTCAAAACCCATTTTGCAGAACCTGTCGCTCGACCTGCCGCCGGGTAGCCAGATTGCTATTGTCGGTGAGTCTGGCGCGGGAAAAAGTACGCTGCTGCGCCTGATGGCGGGACTGTTCTCTACGCAGGATGGGGCGTGCTACGCGGATGACCAATCCGTTGGTCGCAAGCAGCTGGCACCGCTGGTCTGTCTGCAAAGCCAGGAAGACATTCTGTTTAACGCCACCGTGATGCAGAACGTCACACTATTTGACCCGAGCTTTGTCGACAGTAAAAAAAGCCATGTTGAGTCTGTATTGTCCTCACTTGCGCTCGGACCAGTGATAGCCAGCCTGCCTGGCGGCGTGAATGCGCTCATTCGTGAAAGCCACGCGGCGTTGTCTTTAGGCCAGCGTCAGCGTCTGCTGCTGGCGCGTGCGCTGTATAGCTCTCGCCCGGTACTCCTGCTTGATGAGCCGACGGCCAATCTGGATGACGAGACGGCAAGTATTGTGATGACCACGCTTCAGCAGCACTGTCGCGAGACCGGCAAAACGCTGATTGTCGTCACACACAGCGAACATATTCTTCCGCTTTTCCCGCAGGTATACCGTCTTACCGACGGGCAGCTGCGCCGTGAGAGCCGCAGCATGAGCATGGTTCCTGAAGCGCCCGTTGAAATGGAGGTAATGGCATG
Coding sequences:
- a CDS encoding fimbrial protein; amino-acid sequence: MMKMPGVLSRKNRVACALALAMLPSGAWAYLDGEIIPDGPTHDYFVSLNNQTITANVAGGTTTSAFAVEGNYKARVFCSKTVINQPVYFEGRTSLSPTSDGYLDLNEYMDAKITIYIEGTGNGQMTIPFAPVSNQNNTNRCSANDLNGEGTVMNNLFASGSNGTVTFRLKKPIINGITISGTEVAEIYGRLAAGAGVMGSTPLARVIIEQALITVPDKCVIGDGSPITVDLGQIPNSADAIEKNAQPVSVDIPVKCEGGSFATANMQIKIGVLQGSPASFNSNYLSTTGPVDRRDLGISLTERTASQTIVPNSFYDIPGFDNNEGIWHLSAKPVGKPGTMIPEGDFQASATIVTLFP
- a CDS encoding type 1 fimbrial protein, with product MRLRMMSLVFAAAVPLSAPVWAAGEIQGGEITFTGTVVGLPCLIETESENFDVPFGQIGLRDLYGAGSTRATPVPFSIKLKDCTTAVSNAVTVTFGGMANASMAEYLAVDVTSEAKGIAIGIQEASGGDLIPLNQASAPQEITGLTAELKYEAFVQGEDAALADRTITTGNFTATASYTLNYQ
- a CDS encoding helix-turn-helix domain-containing protein, with the translated sequence MKYQCFLYDQNMFFSEGIKAVILEQFGKSGDISYASSDHFSELIDELNVKKNGSDERWVLCDLESFPHDRFSALSIVKECYQKQDQKLVMLLSENNIPLFFALYSLLPEANWLLKNESLYHFVSFFRDLREVEPKSRCFSHSLVNYTRMKWLSDNAECSISSNEWWLMEEIFKGKSLSQISNEVDVDIRKLSYHKRRLMRKLNVRNNIDLFNAFRCIVATPQLAG
- a CDS encoding DUF4762 domain-containing protein produces the protein MNKINTFEAANVVGGTAQDCVYTYETILLGGSASCRLVASCTDKKGNLTQSFADVNDSNCGGGVN
- a CDS encoding DUF4762 domain-containing protein; protein product: MKKINTIEAAAIVGGIAAGQCEESYMQLQIGTNDSCQLVTTCADKKGNLSQTFKEAAYYNCAA
- a CDS encoding thioredoxin domain-containing protein; amino-acid sequence: MKNQYSRAAVVGYSLFLIVISALMTVLFYHIFIFKSFSSAGEREATFIEFTAEQAKNSPIPFQGNSIVEVMSYGCHYCAANEENVAKMVKNLPEGTQFSVIHLSKEGSFLASYASVFATLEEMGIEKERRDAIYNSVITRGLNLADDTVLEDWLVKNGISVEKYLAARQSPGAKNRLNTMSAITEYYKINATPSFIVNKRYLLTQEGTFAEFAEKLTTLMQKDEQNP
- a CDS encoding ABC transporter translates to MRLVIIWCVFSAKNSLAPVLKMHGAIQRGALSVFSKIVRYGHLPTLLWFARGLCALGLLGRNYRRQNAVATQNYRSLTGQSGNIDAAWIATQRSLLEMAATWGQNPRMLRQMAECSAALDNVVAPLHQQNIPVVLAPLHAVSDILSGIVAAGVTPGKATVVVSSSAEVYNQQAREMGNIALSYCSIHQDNKQLASSLMSLIMEVAQGQQNLIIFPDITPDYTVQTEEGHSSQISCRIFNRPAQLHSGVVRLSRAVSAQVVFYQLYYQNGLKIHIHEPIGARKAAAALPGIIEQSLTEYPKDWLLWHSHSLFYINH
- a CDS encoding ATP-binding cassette domain-containing protein, which produces MKTILPDPIYQEETNECGLACIAMLAQTQGVNVSLEALREIFPASDHGSSLNDLGNILAKLGIATAPVIFEHSELSEVPLPAILHYGASHYVLLAYRKGNHVCVMNPAIGEQWLPFASLKREISGYALILDSDSPYETAAEPPAELKESKVPLRAMSMKETRAVRGIYWLMLLTFLVGLTLFLMPTMVSNAINQAFSDATQKDFPYGLFIMAFVASTLLALGVRIITERFVKRFVLVNSGLGFARLMSNSLRFFEKRAPGEIFSRFAAWQSALQQKIELDNSLRTDWVIGAIAMGIMFWIAPVLAAISAVCVTVMGLISVWAIFRDRWYTQQIQLKSASLNDFFMETLQGVLTIKTAGLESQRKAQFAWYSRDLFSTLQKQKVYQQVKEGLYQLTGSLEMVVFMLVVLPMVHGKLISLGDFFAYSFLRQIFSSYVTRIFYSIVRKSQLHIIDTRAHSLFPQQESEEMPALFEQRSTVDVPHLRFANLGFHYEPSKPILQNLSLDLPPGSQIAIVGESGAGKSTLLRLMAGLFSTQDGACYADDQSVGRKQLAPLVCLQSQEDILFNATVMQNVTLFDPSFVDSKKSHVESVLSSLALGPVIASLPGGVNALIRESHAALSLGQRQRLLLARALYSSRPVLLLDEPTANLDDETASIVMTTLQQHCRETGKTLIVVTHSEHILPLFPQVYRLTDGQLRRESRSMSMVPEAPVEMEVMA